A single region of the Oryzias latipes chromosome 21, ASM223467v1 genome encodes:
- the LOC110017407 gene encoding olfactory receptor 11A1-like: MNVTYISLKGHVDIEKYRYFYFFMMLTVYILIVCSNCTIISLIVIHKNLHEPMYIFIAGLLINSVLFSTNIYPKLLTDFLSNEQVISYQACLFQIFVFYSLCGSEFLLLAAMSYDRYVSICKPLQYAIIMRKRTVFILLGLAWIVPFSHLVVAVVGNANLELCSFTLKGIFCNNSINYLFCAGSKALLTFGLVTLFNIGILPMLFVIFTYVKILTVVYKSCREVRRKAAQTCLPHLLVLINYSCLMTYDIIIIRLESDFSKIARFIITLQMIMYNPLCNPIIYGLKMTEIYKHLKKLLYKGRHDF; encoded by the coding sequence ATGAATGTGACATACATAAGTCTTAAAGGTCATGTGGATATAGAAAAGTAcaggtatttttatttctttatgatGTTAACTGTTTATATTTTGATTGTCTGCAGCAATTGTACAATAATTTCTCTGATTGTGATTCACAAGAACCTTCATGAGCCTATGTACATTTTCATTGCAGGACTATTGATCAACTCTGTTCTTTTCAGCACAAACATCTACCCTAAACTTTTGACAGACTTTTTATCTAATGAACAGGTCATCTCTTATCAAGCCTGTCTCTttcagatttttgtgttttactcaTTATGCGGATCAGAATTCTTACTGCTGGCAGCCATGTCTTATGACAGATATGTGTCCATATGTAAACCTCTGCAATATGCAATCATTATGAGAAAAAGAACTGTCTTTATTTTACTGGGATTGGCCTGGATCGTACCTTTTAGTCAccttgttgttgctgttgttggaAATGCAAACTTGGAACTTTGCAGCTTTACATTGAAAGgtattttctgcaacaattctATAAATTATCTTTTCTGTGCAGGTTCTAAAGCTCTGTTAACATTTGGCTTAGTTACTTTGTTTAACATTGGTATTCTTCCCATGctgtttgtaatttttacaTATGTAAAGATCCTCACAGTGGTTTATAAAAGTTGTAGAGAAGTCAGAAGAAAAGCTGCTCAGACCTGTTTACCTCACCTGCTGGTTTTAATCAATTATTCTTGTTTGATGACTTATGACATAATTATAATTAGGCTGGAGTCAGATTTTTCAAAGATTGCTCGCTTTATAATAACACTGCAGATGATCATGTACAATCCTCTTTGCAATCCAATCATTTATGgactaaaaatgacagaaatctaTAAACACTTGAAAAAGTTATTGTATAAAGGTAGACATGACTTTTAA